The Populus alba chromosome 13, ASM523922v2, whole genome shotgun sequence genome contains the following window.
TTATAGAAATATAAGAATTCCCATTTGTGTTCCTAGTATCAATGCCAGATCCCAAGATAATGTTTTCAAGAGCTTGTAGCTTGCCATTGCTAGAAGATGAAGTGATAGTTTCAATTGAAAGAGTACCCCACCTGTTTAAGAGCCTAGATTGACCGAGGGTTTTGTTGAAGGTGCATGGGGCGGCGGGATTGGGTTTGGCTAAAGGCTTGTAAGATGTGGACCGAGTATCAGGATAGAGAGGATCTTCCCGAAGGAAGCACACATGttgcttttttctttgcaaCCATCGTAGTGGATCCATTAAATATCACACATGTCAGTCCGGAAATAGTGTGATTTGAACTTTTCAGCATTAGGAGATATTGCATTGAATGTTCCAATGCCAACTCTCACCAAGAATAAAAACGCGTCACCATATTCAACGAGAGGGCTAATGGAATCCATCGATAGCCCGCCGGTTCGAAAAGAAGAGCTAGTACTTAAGGGCATGGATGGATGATAGAAAGAAGTGAAAAATCCATGACATTGTCATGGCCATTGTTTGAGACTTATGAGTTGTCTTATGTGTGGATGGATTGTATATATAATCGATAATTATCCATTCTTTTCATAGCAAACACTTGGGCGATGTTGTTGGAGTGATGAATGAAAAGGTAGTTGTGGACTAGTAATGCTTAATATGTTACCTCTTTTACAAAGATCATGTTTCATAATAgaattttgttgtctttttttttccagttttttttcttaggaagACAAGTTTTTGGATAGCACCATGGATTGAGGATGATGAAATGGTCTGATTAGACTTGCTAACAGCCGCTGCTTGCCCTTGTCAAAGATATCTCAAAAACCAGTTACAAGCTGAGGTTGACGTCATGAAGCATGAAACATAAAATACATTTAGAAACAGGCTATCACAACAGTAGAAGCCATAGCATTTTTGCCATTCTcaaaaatattctgaaattaGCTTTCAAATAATATACAAACCATTTGAAGTGGATAATTTTAACTAGTACAATCACCCAAGACTCTTGCGTTCTCATATATAACAGCAGCATTACACAGTTACTCAAACCCGATTTCTCGAAATGCCTTCTTGGTTCTCTTTTTGAGACTTGGAACTTGTGTTTGATGTGGTGCTCTTGGTCTGAGAAGAAGCAGTGGAGGTGTGGCTCTGTGCCTGTGAACTTTGGCTAGAGGAGGACTCTGTGAAGAAAATTATGCTCTCCTGGTTGTCAACAAACACTTTGAGAGATCTTGGAACCGGAGGTGGGTTCACGTTCACAACCCCTTCCAGGATCTGAACTACCTGACCCATTGATGGCCTGTGGGCTTCATAATCTTGGATGCACCAGCAAGCAACTTTACAGATTCTTGTTAGCTCTTCAAGATCAGCATTCCCCTCCAACCTGTGGTCCAATAGGCTAAGGATTTCACCATGCTCTTGATTGATTTGGCTTGCAGCATAACTTGGGAAGAACTTCACTTTTCCATCTTCAGATTTCTCAGAGTTTCTCCTTCCTGATACAACTTCAAAAAGCATCATTCCATAACTGTAAACGTCTGCTTTGGCAGTTATAGGCACACCTGAAATCCACTCTGGAGCAAGATAACCTCTTGTCCCTCTCATGGTTGTTAGCACCCTGCTAAAATCCCGGCCGACAAGCTTCGCCAGGCCAAAATCTGCCACTTTAGGGAAAAACTGAGCATCTAAAAGGATGTTCTCAGGCTTTATATCGCAGTGTATGATACAATCCCTGCATTTTTCATGGAGATAATTTAATCCTCTAGCTGTCCCCAAAGCAATACTGTACCGAGTTTTCCAGTCTAAGACCTTTTTCGAGTCCTCGGAGAAAAGATGGGAATCAAGAGAACCATTCGGCATGTAGTCATAGACCAACAGCTTCTTATTACCCTCCGAGCAGAACCCACGAAGGCGAACAAGATTGACGTGCTGGATCGTCCCGATTGTGCTCACTTCTGAGCGGAATTGCTTCTCTCCCTGGATGATGCTTTCGAGCTTCTTCACAGCTATGACACTCGTATCAGGCAACACCCCTttgaaaaccgaaccgaaacctcCTCCTCCCAATTTCTCTGAGAATTTCTTTGTCGCGTTCTGTAGATCTCTGTACCCAAAAGCTATCAGTGAACCGTCTACTACTTTCCCCGTTTTGACTGTTTTCCTCCTCCTCAAAAATACAAACAGAACAAGGCCAAAGAGAGACACCATCACCACTGAGCCCACAACACCACCAATAACTATCCCCTTATCATTCTTCGAACTTGAAAACTCAGATGCTGCAAGCCTGATATAGATAGTGTTTCTATTTGAGTCATCTGCAAGTTGTTGCATATCCAAAAGATCGCCGAACCAAACTGAGCACCGACTGCCATCATAAGCATAGGCAGTACAAGTGCAGTTACTCAAGCAAGTTGATTCGCATTCCTGTGCACTCCTGGCTGCCAGTACTGTCTGTGGATTTGCAGGCAACTTCATATTGTTACTGGAGAAAAAGCTGTCACTCTTCCCATTAACAACACTAGAATTCTCACACTGCAAATTTGATGCCCTCTCACATCCACCAGAAAAAACCTTCGACTTCCAGTCCTCCAATTGTATCGGGTTGAAACCTGTCAAGCAGTTGCAGAAAGGCTGTGAATTCCCATTACAGCTTCCAAAAGCCCCGCAGTAAGCATAAACCTCACATTGCGTCTTTGGTTGAGACCAGAACAAAAGCCATTCCTGGGTACTCTCCAACCATGATAGTTGCTGAATCTGTCCTCCAGCCGCCATCACAAACCGAGATATGAGTGTTTCATTGTACAATGAATAGGTGAAAGAGGTCTCATTaatattgttaacataagtaaAGTTGTAAATATAGTTGCGTCTCATTTCAGGAACAAAGCTGAAAATCTGTCCATTCCATGATCCACTATCCCAATAGTCTTTAGACCTATTCCAAAAGATCAAATATCGACTCTGATTTGGGTCTAGCTGAAGAGAGAAAAGACCTGGTGAAGGATCATCTTCGCTTTTCCATGAAATGAGAAGTGTGTTccttttgatgattttgttcaATCCAACTTTAGCACCAGGCAGCCATGTATGAGCTGGAAAATCAAAAGACTGCCATAGTGGTGACACTGATGAATTAGACCCATCTCTCAAAACAAGATTTCCATCATCGCCAAGAACTGCTTCCACAGAACTTGACCTACTAGAGCTCAAATTTGTGGACCAAATTGGGATCTTGGACTCGTTAAAGAGAACTAAATTACCGCCAGAAATCCTTAACTCTGAAGAAAATCTATCAGAAACGGGTGTCTCTCTGTTTGCTACCCAAACTATGGTCTGTTTAGACACTTTACCTCTATAGTACCACATGCCTATATAGTAGTTTGAGGAGTTGCCTGGATGGAAGAAACCAAGTTCAAAGACTTTTCGTGCTGAGACAATAGTTTGGTCTCCAGAGAGAGAACTGTTTGCAGAGATTGTATCGGCTGCTAGGGAGACATGAGAGTtgagaggaaaacaaaaaaagataacaagaaACATGATCCATGTATTGTTTCGGACATCCATGGCTGCTGCTAAAGAATTTTGCAGGTAAGATTGAGATGTTGGAGGTGCAAGTATGTACAGTACCGCCGCTAGTTAAAGTGAGAAAACAAGACTTGGTCTCAATATGCTACGTAAGCATTTGCCAAAGAAAC
Protein-coding sequences here:
- the LOC118028189 gene encoding G-type lectin S-receptor-like serine/threonine-protein kinase At2g19130, giving the protein MDVRNNTWIMFLVIFFCFPLNSHVSLAADTISANSSLSGDQTIVSARKVFELGFFHPGNSSNYYIGMWYYRGKVSKQTIVWVANRETPVSDRFSSELRISGGNLVLFNESKIPIWSTNLSSSRSSSVEAVLGDDGNLVLRDGSNSSVSPLWQSFDFPAHTWLPGAKVGLNKIIKRNTLLISWKSEDDPSPGLFSLQLDPNQSRYLIFWNRSKDYWDSGSWNGQIFSFVPEMRRNYIYNFTYVNNINETSFTYSLYNETLISRFVMAAGGQIQQLSWLESTQEWLLFWSQPKTQCEVYAYCGAFGSCNGNSQPFCNCLTGFNPIQLEDWKSKVFSGGCERASNLQCENSSVVNGKSDSFFSSNNMKLPANPQTVLAARSAQECESTCLSNCTCTAYAYDGSRCSVWFGDLLDMQQLADDSNRNTIYIRLAASEFSSSKNDKGIVIGGVVGSVVMVSLFGLVLFVFLRRRKTVKTGKVVDGSLIAFGYRDLQNATKKFSEKLGGGGFGSVFKGVLPDTSVIAVKKLESIIQGEKQFRSEVSTIGTIQHVNLVRLRGFCSEGNKKLLVYDYMPNGSLDSHLFSEDSKKVLDWKTRYSIALGTARGLNYLHEKCRDCIIHCDIKPENILLDAQFFPKVADFGLAKLVGRDFSRVLTTMRGTRGYLAPEWISGVPITAKADVYSYGMMLFEVVSGRRNSEKSEDGKVKFFPSYAASQINQEHGEILSLLDHRLEGNADLEELTRICKVACWCIQDYEAHRPSMGQVVQILEGVVNVNPPPVPRSLKVFVDNQESIIFFTESSSSQSSQAQSHTSTASSQTKSTTSNTSSKSQKENQEGISRNRV